The genomic DNA CCCCACCGCTTGGGCCTGTCGCCGACCCGTGTCAGACAAGTGCGCATCGTAACCCAAGGATTCGGGTGAATCGTGGCCACCTCGGACTTGTTGACCATGCCGGACCAGGTACACATTCGTGACCTGCATGGCTCGTGTTAGTAGTGCTCCCCCGAGGGCTTTTCCTAAGAAACTACTCATTATTTCGAAGCTCCACCATCGACGGTCAACAGGGCGCCTGTTGTATAACTGGCCATTGGAGAAGACAAGTACAGGACCGCTCCAACGATTTCTTCGGGCTCTCCACCACGTTTGGCAGCAAAGCTCTGGGCCCGTTGAGCAAATGCCTCTTGGTCCCAGTGCTGAGAGATATCCGTCAAGAAAGTGCCTGGCACCACGGCATTGACTCGCACGTCGGGCCCGTAGGTGTGCGCAAGCGCAACGGTCGTAGCGTTGAGGCCTGCCTTGGCCGCCGAGTATGGCACCGTGTCGGGTTTGGGATTCACCGAGGCGATCGAAGAGATATTGACGATCGCCCCGCCACCCGATTCAGCCATCTTTTCACCAAGCAGTGCCGACAAGCGGAACGGGCCTTTCAGGTTCAGCCCGACAACTTTGTCATAGAGTTCTTCGCTGATGTCAGTGACTTTGTCGTAGAGCGGGGACGAACCGGCGTTGTTGACGAGAACGTCAATCTTGCCGTGGTCTTCTAATACCCTGTGAGCAAACTCGGTGCACTGGTCCCAGTCCGCGGCGTGCAAGGCGTAGGCGTGCACCTTCCCGCCGGTTTCGGCGGTTATGGTCGAGGCTGCGGTCTGGCAGGACTCTAATTTCCGAGAGGCGATGATGACCTCGGCACCCAAGGAGGAGAAAGCACAGGCCATCTGAAAACCGAGGCCACGAGAGCCCCCGGTGATGACGACTTTCTTCCCGGTAAAATCGAAGGCCCATTTATTCATGATTCGATGATCTCCATTGCTTGGTCGAAGAGGAACAGTGTTCTGGCGTGCAGACGCTCGCCCACGGCCTCCGGGGCGAGACCGGCTGATGCTCGTGCTTGCGAGCCCTCGAGGATCGCTCCAAAACGGAAGCATGCCAGCACGTGGTAAAAGTCCACGTCACTGACGTCCCACTGGCTGACTTCTCCGTACGCTTCAATAACTTCAGACTTGCTGGGGGCTCCAGGAAGTTCATTCCCGTAGGAGGATGCCAATAGATGACCGAGATCCAAGAGCGGATCACCGAGGGTGGACAGCTCCCAGTCAACAAGCGCTGCGACCTCTGGGGTTTCGTGTTTGAACATCACGTTGCCGGCGTGGCAATCTCCGTGAATAATTCCTTCGTTCTGCGCGGTGGGCATGTGTTCTTCTAACCAAGCGGGAATGGTCTCGACACCGGGGTGGTCTATACCTGCCCAGGTCTCGTATTCACGATAGCTTTCGAGCTGCCGTACCCACCGGGCGGGCTGGCGTGCGAGCCATCCGTTTGGTTTGCCGAAGCCTTCCAGGCCAACCGCTTTATAGTCGACGTTGCCCAAGGCTGCCACTGCCCGTGCATGCGAGATGCCCATGGCATGCTGCCACTCGGTATCGGTTTGCACATGTTCCGGAAGTTCGCTGACACCATTGAAGCCTTCGACTGCACGCATGATGAAAAACGCGTTGCCGAGCACACTGAGGTCATCACAGGCCGCCATGAGTTCCGGGTGCGGTACCGGGCTGCCCTTCAGTGCTGCCAAGACGCGGGCTTCACGCAACATGATCGTGTCAGAGTGTTCCCGTTTGTGCACCGGGGTGCCACGGTATATCAGGCGTTCCCCGTTCCACGTGAATCCCAACAACACATTCTGCGTTCCGCCGGTGAGGAACTTCGGGTCCTGCAATTCGCCTGGGCCGAGTTGTGCCCGCAACCAGGTTTCGAGTGTGTCTAAATCAATGCCCGATTCTTCGGCGTGTTCTGCTGCGATCGAGGCGCTGATCGACAGATCGGTGCTTGGGTTTTGTTGTTTGCTGTGGCTCAAGAGATCGACTCCAACAGGCTCGCGAATTTTCTCTGGGCTGCTTCGGTGCGGGTTGGCACGTGTTCTGTCGGTACATCGGTTGGCTCGTAGTCGCGCAACACCCGGCGTGCAACGGTGACCTTATGGACTTCATCCGGGCCGTCGTAAATCCGCGCGGCGCGGGCGTCACGATACATCCGCTCCAACGGCAGATCCCCGGTAATACCGAGTGCGCCATGAACCTGAATCGCGCGATCAATCACGTTATAGAGCACTTGTGCACCCCAGAACTTGATCATCGCGATATCGGTCAACGCGTTCTTGGTACCACCCTGGTCCATCTTCCATGCTGCCTGCAGAGTGAGCAGTCGGGCTGCTTCCAGTTCTGCTTTCGAGGTGGCGATCATGTCTTGGATCATTTGTTTCTGCGACAACAACGAACCATGCACTTCGCGAGAGACGACTCGCTCGCACATCATGTCAAAGGCTCGCTGTCCCTGACCTAACCAGCGCATCGCATGGTGGATACGGCCTGGGCCCAGACGCTGCTGGGCGAGCATGAATCCGTCACCTTCGTTGCCGACCAGATTCGCCGCCGGGACCCGAACGTTTTCGTACAAAATCTCCGCGTGGCCTTTATCGCCGGCCGCGCCGGATTCGCCCATCACCGGAATGTTGCGGAGCACATTCACCCCCGGCGTGTCTGCATCCACAATGATCATTGAGGCACGTTTGCGTGGGTCGGCATCGGGATCGGTCACGACCATGACGATGAAGAAGTCAGCATATGCGCCATTTGAGGAGAACCACTTATGCCCGTTGATGACGTACTCGTCGCCTTCACGCACGGCACGGGTGGTCAGCATGGTCGGGTCAGCGCCGGCGCCGGGCTCAGTCATGGAGAAACAACTGCGCAATTCGCCGGCGAGCAACGGGTACATCCACTGCTCTTTTTGGTAATCGTTACCACCGATAGCCAGTAGTTCCGCATTGCCGGAGTCCGGGGCGTTATTGCCAAAGATCGGTGGGGCAAACACACTTTGGCCAAGAATTTCGTGCATCAGGCCAAGTTTCAACTGCCCAAAACCACCACCACCGAGCTCAGGTTCAAGGTGAGCAGCCCACAGCCCTTGTTCACGAACCTGATCCTTCAACTTATCAGTATGAACCTTGAAAGCCTCAGGACTCAGGTCAGCGACCTCCAGTGGAATGATTTCCTCGCGGACAAACTCCCGCATCCATTCCAACTTCTTCTCAAACTCTGGCTCAGTCGAAAAATTCCAACTCATACGTTATCTCCTTAGTAGAACTAGAAGTCGCTGCAGCATGCATCGCTTCTAGTGCGCGCTGGCCTATGTGGGCACAAGTGCACGTAAACCTCCGGCCCGAGGGGCCGGAGGGCTCTGTACTGGATTTTGTCGTTATTTAGACGACACCAGGGCGTTTTCCCGGATGGAATCCGGCTGGTCTGCCTCTGGCTTGACCTCGAGCAATACTTTGCCCAGCACGGCGCGCTCATCCAGGACGGCGAGCGCTTCACTGGCGCGGTCTAGCGGATAAATCGCATGGATATTCGGGTCGAGGCGACCTGCCGAAACATGCTCGTAGATCGCATCCCACTGCTCGCTAATAAATTCTGGTTTACCCTGCAGCGCGGCACCCCAGGCGACACCCACGACGGAGACGTTCTTCAGCAGGAGTCGGTTCACTTTTACGGTGGGGATTTCTCCTGCGGTAAATCCGAGGACGTGGAGCTGCCCGAAAGGCTTGAGTGAGCGGATCGAATCGGTGAACCGATCGCCACCTACCGGGTCGAAGACCAGGTCCACTCCATCGGGATAAATTTCTTTGACGGCATCTTTGAAACCGTCTGCTTTAACAACATGCTGGGCGCCGAGGCCTTTGACCATTTCGGCTTTGTCATCACTGGAGACCACAGCGACGACTTCTGCGCCCATGGCCAGCGCCAACTGGACGCCGGCTGAGCCGAGTCCGCCAGCAGCGCCGTGAATTAGTACAGTCTGACCAGGTTGCAGGTCCGCGCGCATGCGCAATGAGAAGTCTGCAGTCAACAGGTTCATGGGCATGCCGGCGCCGTAGGCAAACGGGGTGGAATCCGGCAGCTTCACGGTCTTGGAGTCTGGTGCAATGGCATATTCGCCGAAGGTTCCCTTGCCAGGGTTGGTCGCCACCCGGTCTCCTACGGAGAACTTCGAACCTTCTCCGACTTCAACTACAGTGCCTGCGGCTTCCGAGCCCAGGACGAACGGAAGTTCGTGGCGGACTTGATACATGCCACGCGTCTGGAGTACTTCCGGGAAGGTCACCCCTGCATAGGAAACTTCAATGAGAGCTTCGTTGGGACCTGGTTTGGGACGGTCGATTTCCCGCACTTCGAGCTTGTCTGGTCCGTCGAGCGAGGTGACGTGGATTGCCTTCATGCTTGTGTGATCTCCTTATGTGAGCGTAGGTGATGTAAAACACCATGATGGTGGCACCATATGAAGACTACGCATGTAATGCAGATCACGTCAACGCTTCGTATACATTGCGGGCACGAATTGCCCCGCAGTGGTCTACACCAGCTCTTAGAAGGTCATCTGGAGTGACTCAAGTTACATCTACGCCTAATGTAAGAAGCATGTCGACTTCTCTAAGTACTCAGATCCATTTATCGTCTCGTCCCGTCGGTTTCCCAACCCATGACAATTTCGATACCGTTCAGGTTGAATTACCGGCCCTCGCTGAGGGTGAGGTGCGCGTCCGAAACGAATTCGTCTCCGTGGACCCGTATATGCGCGGTCGGATGAGCTCGGCGAAGAGTTATGCGGCACCCTATGCGGTGGGTGAAGTTATGAACGGTGCAGCCGTGGGCTGTGTCGTGGAATCCCGTTCGTCGGAGTTGCCCGAAGGCACGCTTGTGCTGCACAGCATGGGGTGGCGTGATGTAGCGCAGGGGCCCGCAACGGCTTTTCAGCGCATAGAGCGCGCCTCTGAAGATACCCCTCTCTCCCTCTACCTTGGTCTGCTCGGCATGCCCGGGATCACCGCCTACATTGGGCTGACCCGCATCGCGGAGCTCAGTGAGGGTGAAAGCGTATTCGTCTCCGGTGCCGCCGGCGCAGTCGGCACGGCCGTGGGCCAGTTCGCCCGACTACTCGGGGCCAGCAAGGTATATGGCTCTGCAGGTGGGCCGGAAAAGTGCGAACTCGTCACGGAAAAATACGGCTTTGATGCAGCGATGGACTATAAGGCTGAGCCGATCCGAGAGCAAGCCAACCGGGTGATCGGTGATGATGGACTCGACGTGTACTTCGACAACGTGGGCGGGGACCACCTCGAAGCCGCACTTGATGTGCTGGCCCCCTTCGGAAGAGTCGCGGTTTGTGGTGCCATCGGCCAATACAACGCTACGGAACGACAACCCGGCCCCGATAATATGACCAATATTCTGCGACAGAAGCTCAAAGTCCAAGGTTTTATCCAATCCGATTATGCCGCTGAAGTCGGCGATGAATTCCGTCGCGTCGCCGGCCAATGGTTTGCCGATGGAAAGCTCGTCTACGACGAGACCGTGGTCGAAGGGATCGATAATAGCGTGGAAGCGTTCATGGGGTTGCTGCGCGGTGAGAACTCCGGCAAGATGGTCGTCAAAATCTAAGGGAAACCAAGCAATGACTGCCGGTGGCGACGAAACCATCGCCACCGGCGGTGCCATTTACAGTTTGAACGTCTCGCCAACCATCTCCTCGGAGAGTGACCAGAGCTCTTGGGCTGATTCCGGATCCGTGGCATAACGCATCACACCCGGACGTTCTCTCGGATCGTCGGTAACCGGGCTGACAGCGCAATCCTCAGCGTATTTCCCGCCAACATCGTCTGCATCTGCTGCGAACCCAGCCCATATCGTTGTGGCCGCTCCTTGACCGACGGTTTTGCGCTGCATCTTCCGGGCTCCGGACCGCTTACTGGTTTCCGGTGTCAGGTGACGCATCAACTCAGTCTCAATGACCCCTGGATGCACCGAAGTCGCCCGAATACTGCGGTCTTGTAAGCGGCGATCAAGTTCCAGGGCGAACAGGGCGTTAGCGGTCTTGGACCGACCGTAAGCCTTCCACTCCTCATACGGGGTGTGCTCGAAATTCGGGTCGTCGAGGTTGACGTCACTGTGTCGATGGGCCGCGGAAGACAGAATGACCACACGCCCATCTGCTGCCAGTTGCGGTACGAGGCGATTGACTAACACGAAGTGCCCTAGATGGTTGGTGCCGAATTGCAGCTCAAAACCATCTTCGGTGGTGGCCTGCGGGCACGCCATGATGCCCGCATTTGCGATGAGCACATCAATTTCCTCACCGGTGGCCTGGAAAGCATCGGTGAACTCGCGAACAGAGGCCAGCGATGCAAGATCCGCTTCGAATAGTTCGACCCCTTGCGCTCCGGCCTCCTCAAGGTTCGCTCGTGCTTTCTCTACGTCCCGTACCACGCCGGTGACCTGCGCGCCCCGGACGCTCAGGCTGCGAGCGGTCTCGACGCCAAGACCTGCGGATGTGCCGGTGATAAGCACCCGCGTTCCTCGCAAATCGGCGTCGCCGAGGATGTCGTCGGTGGTGGATTGGGCATCAAATGTCGGCATGAAATAGTTCCTTCTCGGTCGTACTTGGTTGTCTCTCATCACCCGCTGAGCCGTCGACTTTTGCTGCGCGTGGGGCACCGAGAGCGCGGGCATGATACTCGGCTGAGCCCAACAGAGCGTCGATGGTAAGGATGCGTTTGTGCAGGTGGCCGATCGGCAGTTCATCGGTCATCCCGACCCCACCGTGAATTTGAATAGCGGCTTCACCGACGCTGCGCCCGAGGCGTCCCACTTGAGTTTTCAGCACGGCGATATCGTGGGCGCTGGGCTGTCCTGCTTCGGCTACCGCCGTGGTGTGTAATAACGTGGCGCGACTTTTTGCATAGGCCAGTTTCATGTCAGCCATGCGGTGAGCAATCACTTGGAAGGCCCCGATGGGCGACCCAAACTGCTGTCGGGTGTGCGCATATTCCACCGTCTGTTCCAGGAGTGCGCCCATCGCTCCGACCGTCTCGGCGGCTAACACGATGATTGCTCGGTTCAACGCCTCGCGCACCCGGGCTTCCGCCTCGGAAGCGATGAGCTTAGCTGATGTGGCCTCAAAGCGAAGGTGAGCAGCTGGTCGACCGTCAATGGTAGTGAATTTCGTCGCTGCAGGTGCGGTGCCATCGACAATAAATAACGCTAGCTCACCATCGAGGCGGGCGGTCACGAGCACGATGTCAGCTGCTGCCCCATGCAAGACCATCCGCTTCTCACCGGTGAGCGTGTACCCCTCACCGGTTCGTTCGGCTTCCATAGTGATCAGTGCGGGATCTGGTGTTCCACGGCCTTCTTCATGAGCGAGCGCGCCGATTGCTTCACCGGCTGCAATCTGTTCTAGCAGCGAGCGCGCCTCGGGCAGGTCAGGAAACGCGGCCAACACCCCGCCGGCCAAGACCGTCGAAGGTATCCAGGGTTCTGCGACCAGATGCGCGCCAAATATTTCGGCCACGGCGACGAGATCAACGATCGAGCCGTCGAGCCCTCCGACCTCCTCGGAAAACGGAATAGCAGTCAAGCCAAGTTCAGTCAGTTGTTCCCACACTGCTGGGGACCAGCCGTCTTTTGAGGCGACGATGTCCTGGCGCTGCGCCAACGTATAGTTCCGGCGCAGTGCACTGACCAGACTACTGCGGAGCTGTTCTTGTTCCTCGGTATACGTAAAATCCACGGTGGGCCTCCGGTCAGGGTCGCTGTGTGCGGGCGATGAGGTCACGTTGCACTTCGTTTGTGCCCGCGTAAATGGTGGTCGCCCGGCTGTTGAGGTAGTAGGGCATGGCAATCAGGGAAAGATCATCACCAAGTGGTTCGGTATCCGAGCCGACGCTCAATGCATCTCGTTGGTCGGGTAGGGCATCCAAACCAACCACGTCGGTCATCAGGGTTGAGATGCGCTGGGTAAGCTCAGTGCTCAAAATTTTATTCAGTGAAGGATAAGCGCGATCTTTGACCATTGGATGTCCACTGATCGCAAGCTTTTCGAAATGCTCCAGCGAGCTGACCTCAGCTTCCAGTTCTCCCAGGTCGCGCTGGAAGGCCGCGTCATCCGCGAGGAAGCCGCCAAACGCGGAGGGTGTCTGGGCAGCGGCTTCCCGGACCACATCGAGTCTGTGGCGCAGCATGGGGCTTTGCGCTCCACCGCCGCGCTCGTGTTTGAGGAGTTGTTTGGATACTGCCCAGCCATCATTTTCGGCACCCACCCTGCCGGATTGTGGCACTCGAACGTCGGTGAAGAATACCTCGCACTGCTCGGGAGCACCGTCGAGTCCGATAATCGGCCGAACCTCCATGCCCGGGTAATCCATGCGGTCCAAAAGTAGGAACGTGATCCCGGCCTGTTTCGGTCCCTCATTGCTGGTGCGCACCAGCATGAACATCCGGTTGGCGTGGTGGGCGTAGGTGGTCCAGATTTTACTGCCGTTGAGGATGTAGTCATCACCGTCAGCCACAGCTGAACAACTCAGCGAGGCGAGATCGGAGCCGGCTGCAGGTTCAGAATAGCCTTGGGTCCAGTAGTCTTCGCCAGACAGGATGCCTGGTAGGTAGCGATCCTTCTGCTCGGGGCTGCCGAGTTCCATCAGCAGTGGGCCCACCATTTTCAGACCATTGGGTAACAGTGGCGGCAGTCCGCGCTTTTGGTATTCCGTGGCGAAGATATAGCGTTGCTCCACTGACCAGCCCGGTCCGCCGTATTCCTCCGGCCAGTCCGGGGCCGACCACCCGCGGGTGTGAAGTATGCGGTGCCAGGCCATAACTTGCTCGAAGGGAGCGAAGACACTGGTCGTTTTCCGCCCTGCTTCGAGGATCTCTGGGGTGGGCGCCGTATCCAAGAATTCGACTACCTCGGAACGAAACTCTTCCAGGCCGCTATCCGGCGTGATATCCATAAGTATTCAGCCTTTCATGCTTACTAATATGACGAGGCACTCCTGTACAGCCAAATCGAAATCGGGGCCGGTATCTCTCCCTGCAGTCACCGCAGAGTCCCCTACGTACAGAATCTGGAGTCACCTGATGGTCACTTTCCAGCTTGATGGGCCGAATCCGAGATCCGCCCACGCCGCACCTGGATATGATGCGACGATTCACGCTGAAACGTGTCGCTCGCCACACTGCATCCTATATCACTCCAAGCGAGCTACGGGAGCCTTGAGATGTCAGTGCGTCGCGATCGAACTTTCAGTGCTCGATGCCCGTCAGTCGAAGCGGCCCAGGTCAGATCAACTGTGATGTAGGATACACCTGAATCAGTCTTCATGGGCAACCCTACGTACGCGACACAACTTAGCCTCTCGGCGCATGACGCTTCATGGATGCTTAGAAGGAATAAAAAGCACCACCCAAGAGCACCCCGCCCATCTCACCCAAGAACTTCGACACAACACGAGACTCACGGAAACGGTGATCCCTGCATGAACGACCTAACAGCAAACAAGCGTCTACCAGCCGAAGAGCTCCCCATTGGTGAACTACTCCACCTGGGCTCCCATACGGTAACCGAGGAGGAAATCATCGGCTTCGCACAGCAATGGGATCCACAGTATTTTCACGTAGACCTTGAAGCAGCCGCTAACAGTGAATTTGGCGGCATCATCGCAAGCGGCATTCACACGGCCGCAATCTTTCAGCGACTATGTGTTGAAAACTTCTTTAACCGCTATGACATCATCGCCGGACGAGAGGTCTCTCAGCTGCGGTTTGAACGTCCGGTTTTTGCAGGAACGGAGCTGCGCGGAAGAGTCACGATCAAATCGGTCACGCCTACCGGCCCGGGTCGAGCTATTTTCTCCTCGACCGGAGTCCTCGTGGACAACGCTGACCGACCGGTACTTTCCTTAGTTCTTGACGCTCTCATCCGCTCTCGGGAGTAATACGGATAGCTCGGACAAGCGAGTTCAATCTGGATCCACGCCCCTTCTCGGCGAGAATCATCGCACCAAATTTCCAAAAAAGCATCGCTTTTATGGAGACATTTCATTAGTATATCGTGAGGTAGCTCACACTAAACACGGAAGGCTCTCACATGCTCATTCCCACCGTCCCAGACCGCCAACCATTTCATTCCCGTCGAATGCACTGGATGAATATGCTCGATCTCCATGCAACTGACCGGCCAGATGAAATTGCGGTCACGACCGAAGCGGAAAATATTTCTTGGTCGGAACTCCATCGACGAGTCCAGGCAATGGCCGCTGATCTCCAACAGAACCGCGGAGTACAGTCCGGCGACCGCGTCCTGATTCTTGCCCTAAACAGCGCCGAGTATCTTGCTGCGATGGTGGCGATTAATACGCTTGGTGCGGTCAGCGTTCCGGTCAACGTCCGCTCCGTCCCACGGGAATTGGACTACTTCATCTCCGATTCTGGTGCCAAGGCCATTTACGTGGACGCGATGGGTGCGCAGACACTTGCTGGCGCCGAACACAAAGATCAAGTTCAAGCAATCTCTTTTGTTGATGACCTGCCAGAGATTATCGCGGCCGAAGGACGCCCGGAATGGTTGGACGTTGATGAACATGCGATCGCCATGATCATGTACACCTCTGGCACGACCTCGGCGCCGAAAGGGGTCATGCTCAGCTACATGAATCTGTTGAGCCAGACGATCCCGCTGTTCCGCACGGCACCGGCCCCCGGAGAACTACCAGAAGCAAACCTCATCGTTGTACCAATGTTTCACATTGCCGGCGTTGGCTTCCTAACTCCAGCATTCTTCGCGGCCACTCGCCTAGTCATCGCGCCACCCAAAGTGCTCACAAATATCTCAGCGCTGGCCGACATGCTCGAAAGAGAACAGATCACCACAATGTTCCTGGTGCCCACGATCTGGCAAGCGCTGTGCTCGTTGCCGGGGATTAAGGATCGCGATATTCCCCTTCAGACCATCTCGTGGGGCGCCTCCCCAGCCTCGAAAGAGACACTGCAGCTCATGGCGGACACCTTCCCCAATGCCACCATTTCGGCCGCCTTTGGTCAGACGGAAATGTCACCCGTCACGGCCCAGCTTCAGGGACCGGATTCACTGCGCAAGATGGGCTCGATTGGCAAAACGATCGGCCCGGTTGCCGCCCGCATCGTTGATGCGCAGGGTAACG from Enteractinococcus fodinae includes the following:
- a CDS encoding acyl-CoA dehydrogenase family protein; translated protein: MSWNFSTEPEFEKKLEWMREFVREEIIPLEVADLSPEAFKVHTDKLKDQVREQGLWAAHLEPELGGGGFGQLKLGLMHEILGQSVFAPPIFGNNAPDSGNAELLAIGGNDYQKEQWMYPLLAGELRSCFSMTEPGAGADPTMLTTRAVREGDEYVINGHKWFSSNGAYADFFIVMVVTDPDADPRKRASMIIVDADTPGVNVLRNIPVMGESGAAGDKGHAEILYENVRVPAANLVGNEGDGFMLAQQRLGPGRIHHAMRWLGQGQRAFDMMCERVVSREVHGSLLSQKQMIQDMIATSKAELEAARLLTLQAAWKMDQGGTKNALTDIAMIKFWGAQVLYNVIDRAIQVHGALGITGDLPLERMYRDARAARIYDGPDEVHKVTVARRVLRDYEPTDVPTEHVPTRTEAAQRKFASLLESIS
- a CDS encoding AMP-binding protein, which encodes MLIPTVPDRQPFHSRRMHWMNMLDLHATDRPDEIAVTTEAENISWSELHRRVQAMAADLQQNRGVQSGDRVLILALNSAEYLAAMVAINTLGAVSVPVNVRSVPRELDYFISDSGAKAIYVDAMGAQTLAGAEHKDQVQAISFVDDLPEIIAAEGRPEWLDVDEHAIAMIMYTSGTTSAPKGVMLSYMNLLSQTIPLFRTAPAPGELPEANLIVVPMFHIAGVGFLTPAFFAATRLVIAPPKVLTNISALADMLEREQITTMFLVPTIWQALCSLPGIKDRDIPLQTISWGASPASKETLQLMADTFPNATISAAFGQTEMSPVTAQLQGPDSLRKMGSIGKTIGPVAARIVDAQGNDVPQGEMGEIVYRGPGLMAGYWNKEEATEESTHDGWFHSGDMVRQDEEGYMYVVDRTKDLIISGGENISSIEVEHAVAGHPKVADASVVGAPHEKWVETPVAIVVPADPSDPPTLEEIQDYLSDKLASFKKPTRLEVVDELPRNASGKLLKHKMRAQYAAEYSTTK
- a CDS encoding NADPH:quinone oxidoreductase family protein; the protein is MKAIHVTSLDGPDKLEVREIDRPKPGPNEALIEVSYAGVTFPEVLQTRGMYQVRHELPFVLGSEAAGTVVEVGEGSKFSVGDRVATNPGKGTFGEYAIAPDSKTVKLPDSTPFAYGAGMPMNLLTADFSLRMRADLQPGQTVLIHGAAGGLGSAGVQLALAMGAEVVAVVSSDDKAEMVKGLGAQHVVKADGFKDAVKEIYPDGVDLVFDPVGGDRFTDSIRSLKPFGQLHVLGFTAGEIPTVKVNRLLLKNVSVVGVAWGAALQGKPEFISEQWDAIYEHVSAGRLDPNIHAIYPLDRASEALAVLDERAVLGKVLLEVKPEADQPDSIRENALVSSK
- a CDS encoding NADP-dependent oxidoreductase; this encodes MSTSLSTQIHLSSRPVGFPTHDNFDTVQVELPALAEGEVRVRNEFVSVDPYMRGRMSSAKSYAAPYAVGEVMNGAAVGCVVESRSSELPEGTLVLHSMGWRDVAQGPATAFQRIERASEDTPLSLYLGLLGMPGITAYIGLTRIAELSEGESVFVSGAAGAVGTAVGQFARLLGASKVYGSAGGPEKCELVTEKYGFDAAMDYKAEPIREQANRVIGDDGLDVYFDNVGGDHLEAALDVLAPFGRVAVCGAIGQYNATERQPGPDNMTNILRQKLKVQGFIQSDYAAEVGDEFRRVAGQWFADGKLVYDETVVEGIDNSVEAFMGLLRGENSGKMVVKI
- a CDS encoding SDR family NAD(P)-dependent oxidoreductase; amino-acid sequence: MNKWAFDFTGKKVVITGGSRGLGFQMACAFSSLGAEVIIASRKLESCQTAASTITAETGGKVHAYALHAADWDQCTEFAHRVLEDHGKIDVLVNNAGSSPLYDKVTDISEELYDKVVGLNLKGPFRLSALLGEKMAESGGGAIVNISSIASVNPKPDTVPYSAAKAGLNATTVALAHTYGPDVRVNAVVPGTFLTDISQHWDQEAFAQRAQSFAAKRGGEPEEIVGAVLYLSSPMASYTTGALLTVDGGASK
- a CDS encoding acyl-CoA dehydrogenase family protein, whose product is MDFTYTEEQEQLRSSLVSALRRNYTLAQRQDIVASKDGWSPAVWEQLTELGLTAIPFSEEVGGLDGSIVDLVAVAEIFGAHLVAEPWIPSTVLAGGVLAAFPDLPEARSLLEQIAAGEAIGALAHEEGRGTPDPALITMEAERTGEGYTLTGEKRMVLHGAAADIVLVTARLDGELALFIVDGTAPAATKFTTIDGRPAAHLRFEATSAKLIASEAEARVREALNRAIIVLAAETVGAMGALLEQTVEYAHTRQQFGSPIGAFQVIAHRMADMKLAYAKSRATLLHTTAVAEAGQPSAHDIAVLKTQVGRLGRSVGEAAIQIHGGVGMTDELPIGHLHKRILTIDALLGSAEYHARALGAPRAAKVDGSAGDERQPSTTEKELFHADI
- a CDS encoding SDR family NAD(P)-dependent oxidoreductase, which codes for MPTFDAQSTTDDILGDADLRGTRVLITGTSAGLGVETARSLSVRGAQVTGVVRDVEKARANLEEAGAQGVELFEADLASLASVREFTDAFQATGEEIDVLIANAGIMACPQATTEDGFELQFGTNHLGHFVLVNRLVPQLAADGRVVILSSAAHRHSDVNLDDPNFEHTPYEEWKAYGRSKTANALFALELDRRLQDRSIRATSVHPGVIETELMRHLTPETSKRSGARKMQRKTVGQGAATTIWAGFAADADDVGGKYAEDCAVSPVTDDPRERPGVMRYATDPESAQELWSLSEEMVGETFKL
- a CDS encoding phosphotransferase family protein, with translation MSHSKQQNPSTDLSISASIAAEHAEESGIDLDTLETWLRAQLGPGELQDPKFLTGGTQNVLLGFTWNGERLIYRGTPVHKREHSDTIMLREARVLAALKGSPVPHPELMAACDDLSVLGNAFFIMRAVEGFNGVSELPEHVQTDTEWQHAMGISHARAVAALGNVDYKAVGLEGFGKPNGWLARQPARWVRQLESYREYETWAGIDHPGVETIPAWLEEHMPTAQNEGIIHGDCHAGNVMFKHETPEVAALVDWELSTLGDPLLDLGHLLASSYGNELPGAPSKSEVIEAYGEVSQWDVSDVDFYHVLACFRFGAILEGSQARASAGLAPEAVGERLHARTLFLFDQAMEIIES
- a CDS encoding acyl-CoA dehydrogenase family protein; protein product: MDITPDSGLEEFRSEVVEFLDTAPTPEILEAGRKTTSVFAPFEQVMAWHRILHTRGWSAPDWPEEYGGPGWSVEQRYIFATEYQKRGLPPLLPNGLKMVGPLLMELGSPEQKDRYLPGILSGEDYWTQGYSEPAAGSDLASLSCSAVADGDDYILNGSKIWTTYAHHANRMFMLVRTSNEGPKQAGITFLLLDRMDYPGMEVRPIIGLDGAPEQCEVFFTDVRVPQSGRVGAENDGWAVSKQLLKHERGGGAQSPMLRHRLDVVREAAAQTPSAFGGFLADDAAFQRDLGELEAEVSSLEHFEKLAISGHPMVKDRAYPSLNKILSTELTQRISTLMTDVVGLDALPDQRDALSVGSDTEPLGDDLSLIAMPYYLNSRATTIYAGTNEVQRDLIARTQRP
- a CDS encoding MaoC/PaaZ C-terminal domain-containing protein, with protein sequence MNDLTANKRLPAEELPIGELLHLGSHTVTEEEIIGFAQQWDPQYFHVDLEAAANSEFGGIIASGIHTAAIFQRLCVENFFNRYDIIAGREVSQLRFERPVFAGTELRGRVTIKSVTPTGPGRAIFSSTGVLVDNADRPVLSLVLDALIRSRE